Proteins encoded by one window of Nitrincola iocasae:
- a CDS encoding insulinase family protein — MQAHTSFKFNRRQWIQSLAIEVSEFEHIKTGAKHYHIHADSDENVFLVALRTMPEDSSGVAHILEHTVLCGSERYPVRDPFFMMTRRSLNTFMNAFTSSDWTAYPFASQNRKDYFNLLDVYLDAVFFSRLDPLDFAQEGHRMEFAEAGNPASDLTYKGVVYNEMKGAMSSTVSTLWQSLSCYLFPQTTYHHNSGGDPSCIPDLSYEQLLSFYKSHYHPSNAVFMTFGNLPPAELQERMDTLALSRFERNELLLQVKDENRYFAPLRVEEAYACDQPTLEGHTHHVMGWLLPRSIDTSALMEAHLLTQVLLDNSSSPLRSVLESSELGSGPSPLCGLEDSNREMSFLCGIEGSEPERAEAFETLVLTTLQQIAEQGVDQRMVEAQLHQLELSQREITGDGMPFGLQLIMSGLSAGIHRGDPLEALHIDPALEALRDKIKDPDFIPELIRRWLLDNPHRVRLTLRPDAELAERRNAAEAAKLAAIKSTLSDADAEAIVKQAQALEARQLQVDDDSILPCVTLEDVPLALNLPQSSALPSLAGKGCWYSTGTNGLSYQQVIVDLPELSEVQLALLPLYSHCLTELGCGERDYKENQAYQSEISGSVSASPSVRGAPDDEQRVSGYLVLSAKALAVNQEKLTTLMAETLTSARFDELKRIREIVAQMRSRRVSGITGRGHGLAMQAACAALSPAGNLAHITSGLEGIRRLKVLDKAVEDQAALLDLSQQLQAMHALIRVAPRRFLLVGESEFEATMDKVCQQVWEGVPEQPENFSALQLPSTREGVKQAWLVDTQVNFCAMAFPTVPTQHPDAAALTVLGDYLRNGFLHRAIREQGGAYGAGAGQDNGNAVFRFFSYRDPRLEATLQDFLAAKDWVLNTLPEKVKVEEAILGVVSSIDKPGSPAGEAKKDYHANLFGRTQEERLRFRQRILMVTPEDLQRVARTWLDPDKQSVAVVSSSKLSTGLSEDYQRIEV, encoded by the coding sequence ATGCAAGCCCATACCAGTTTTAAGTTTAATCGTCGTCAGTGGATTCAGTCATTGGCTATAGAAGTTAGTGAGTTCGAGCACATTAAAACCGGTGCAAAACATTATCATATTCATGCTGATAGTGATGAGAATGTATTTCTGGTGGCGCTAAGAACCATGCCTGAAGACTCTTCCGGCGTGGCGCATATCCTGGAACATACGGTACTTTGTGGTAGTGAGCGCTATCCGGTACGTGATCCGTTTTTCATGATGACCCGCCGTTCGCTGAATACCTTTATGAATGCGTTTACCAGCAGTGACTGGACGGCCTATCCTTTTGCCAGTCAGAACCGCAAAGACTATTTTAATTTGTTGGATGTCTATCTGGATGCCGTTTTCTTCTCACGTCTGGACCCGCTGGACTTTGCTCAGGAAGGCCATCGGATGGAGTTTGCCGAGGCTGGTAATCCTGCATCTGATCTGACCTATAAAGGGGTTGTGTATAACGAGATGAAAGGAGCGATGAGCTCCACTGTGTCCACCCTTTGGCAGAGCCTGTCCTGTTATCTGTTTCCGCAAACCACCTACCATCATAATAGTGGTGGTGATCCCAGTTGCATTCCCGATCTGAGCTATGAGCAGTTGCTGAGCTTTTATAAAAGTCACTACCATCCCAGTAATGCAGTGTTTATGACGTTCGGTAATCTGCCTCCGGCTGAGTTACAGGAGCGCATGGATACGCTGGCTTTATCCCGTTTTGAACGTAATGAGTTACTGCTCCAGGTAAAAGATGAAAACCGTTATTTCGCACCCTTACGGGTTGAAGAGGCTTATGCGTGTGATCAGCCGACGCTGGAAGGGCACACACACCATGTCATGGGTTGGTTGCTGCCGCGCTCCATTGATACCAGTGCATTAATGGAGGCTCACCTTTTAACTCAGGTACTGCTGGATAATTCCAGTTCACCGTTGCGTTCGGTGTTGGAGTCCAGTGAACTTGGCAGTGGTCCATCACCTTTGTGCGGCCTGGAGGATTCGAATCGTGAAATGAGTTTTTTGTGCGGTATTGAAGGCAGTGAACCGGAGCGGGCTGAGGCCTTTGAGACGTTAGTGTTAACCACTCTGCAACAGATTGCAGAACAGGGTGTGGATCAGCGCATGGTCGAGGCACAGTTACACCAATTAGAATTGTCTCAGCGTGAAATTACCGGTGATGGTATGCCCTTTGGTCTGCAGTTGATTATGTCTGGCTTGTCAGCCGGTATCCATCGTGGCGATCCACTGGAAGCGTTGCATATTGACCCGGCACTGGAAGCCTTGCGCGACAAGATCAAAGATCCCGATTTTATTCCTGAACTGATTCGTCGCTGGTTACTCGACAATCCTCACCGCGTCAGGCTGACACTACGCCCTGATGCCGAGTTGGCTGAGCGTCGTAATGCGGCCGAAGCCGCTAAATTAGCTGCTATCAAATCGACACTATCTGACGCCGATGCTGAGGCTATAGTCAAGCAGGCTCAGGCATTGGAAGCCCGTCAGCTACAAGTGGATGATGACAGCATCCTACCTTGTGTGACCTTGGAGGATGTGCCTTTAGCCTTGAATCTGCCCCAGTCCTCTGCACTGCCATCATTGGCGGGTAAAGGGTGCTGGTATTCTACCGGCACCAATGGCTTGTCCTACCAGCAGGTGATAGTTGATCTGCCTGAGTTGAGCGAAGTGCAGCTTGCGCTATTGCCATTGTATAGTCATTGTTTGACTGAGCTGGGTTGTGGTGAGCGCGATTATAAAGAGAATCAGGCTTATCAAAGCGAAATATCCGGTAGTGTCTCTGCATCCCCAAGCGTTCGTGGTGCCCCGGATGATGAACAGCGGGTGAGTGGGTATCTGGTGTTGTCAGCCAAAGCGTTGGCCGTGAATCAGGAAAAGCTTACGACACTGATGGCAGAAACACTGACCTCGGCGCGTTTTGATGAACTCAAACGTATAAGGGAAATTGTTGCACAGATGCGCTCCCGCCGTGTCAGTGGGATTACTGGCCGAGGTCACGGGCTGGCCATGCAGGCCGCTTGTGCAGCGCTGAGTCCAGCTGGTAACTTAGCGCATATAACCTCAGGGTTGGAAGGTATTCGTCGCCTGAAAGTGCTGGATAAAGCCGTGGAAGATCAAGCGGCGCTACTGGATCTGTCGCAGCAGCTACAAGCCATGCATGCCTTAATTAGAGTCGCCCCACGTCGTTTTCTGTTGGTGGGTGAGTCCGAGTTTGAAGCAACAATGGATAAAGTGTGCCAGCAAGTCTGGGAAGGCGTGCCGGAACAACCTGAAAATTTCAGTGCTCTGCAACTTCCTTCTACACGTGAAGGCGTTAAACAAGCCTGGTTAGTGGATACCCAGGTGAATTTCTGTGCCATGGCATTTCCGACTGTGCCCACTCAGCACCCGGATGCGGCTGCACTGACGGTGTTGGGGGATTACCTCCGTAATGGTTTTCTGCACCGGGCCATCCGTGAACAGGGTGGTGCCTACGGTGCTGGAGCTGGCCAGGATAACGGTAACGCTGTATTCCGTTTTTTCTCCTACCGCGATCCGCGACTGGAAGCCACCTTGCAGGACTTCCTTGCGGCCAAAGACTGGGTGCTGAATACCCTGCCTGAAAAAGTCAAAGTGGAAGAAGCTATTTTGGGTGTGGTCAGTTCAATTGATAAACCTGGCTCGCCAGCTGGTGAAGCAAAAAAAGATTATCACGCTAACCTGTTTGGTCGCACTCAGGAAGAGCGCCTGCGTTTTCGTCAGCGCATTCTGATGGTGACGCCGGAAGATCTGCAGCGTGTGGCCAGAACCTGGCTTGATCCTGATAAGCAAAGCGTAGCGGTTGTTTCCAGCAGCAAGCTATCTACGGGTTTGTCAGAAGATTATCAGCGTATCGAAGTGTAA
- a CDS encoding phasin family protein, whose amino-acid sequence MYDQMKSSMKPMMDMAEINKKTAEKLITLQSQYVSEFVNSSLSQMKSLSEIKDPKAAIEAQISYMKEIEAKASDVAQQEISALSEAKAQLSLLMEKTLEEMGESDYLAEVQKMMQTYKKQ is encoded by the coding sequence ATGTACGATCAAATGAAAAGCTCTATGAAACCTATGATGGATATGGCTGAAATTAATAAAAAAACAGCTGAAAAACTGATTACATTGCAATCTCAGTATGTCAGCGAGTTTGTAAACAGTAGCCTGTCACAAATGAAATCCTTATCTGAAATTAAAGACCCTAAAGCGGCCATCGAGGCACAAATCAGCTACATGAAAGAAATTGAAGCCAAAGCATCAGATGTTGCTCAGCAAGAAATTTCTGCTTTGAGTGAAGCTAAAGCCCAATTATCACTGCTAATGGAAAAAACGCTGGAAGAAATGGGTGAAAGTGATTATCTGGCCGAAGTACAGAAAATGATGCAGACCTACAAAAAGCAGTAA
- a CDS encoding glycerophosphoryl diester phosphodiesterase → MLASRLIAHRGCSLLAPENTLAAMSLSKKLGVDWVELDANLMGDGTVVVFHDDRLERLTNGQGMLMDLSVEDLAGLDAGSHFSAAYQGETIPTLEQMLKQLDRDQLGLNLEIKCYPSFTAEQIVLPVIALLERHWTAFERLIISCFETEVLTLIRQHKPDWPLGQLWEELPSDWQTTVEQLNAVSVHLDHTTLTNAQAKAIKQSGLDLYVYTVNDKTTAKRLFDMGVDGIFTDDPTLF, encoded by the coding sequence ATGCTTGCTAGTCGTTTAATTGCTCATCGCGGCTGTTCTTTGTTGGCACCTGAAAATACTCTGGCAGCCATGTCACTCAGTAAAAAACTGGGTGTAGATTGGGTAGAGCTCGATGCTAACCTCATGGGCGATGGTACAGTGGTGGTGTTTCATGACGACCGGCTTGAGCGCCTGACGAATGGGCAGGGTATGCTGATGGACTTGAGTGTCGAGGATTTAGCCGGTCTGGATGCGGGTAGCCATTTTTCAGCGGCTTACCAGGGGGAAACCATCCCGACCCTGGAGCAGATGCTCAAGCAGCTCGACCGGGATCAACTGGGATTGAATCTGGAAATCAAATGCTACCCCAGTTTCACTGCCGAACAGATTGTCCTGCCGGTTATAGCGTTACTTGAACGTCACTGGACCGCATTTGAACGTCTGATTATCTCTTGCTTTGAAACAGAGGTGCTGACGCTGATTCGCCAGCATAAACCGGACTGGCCGCTAGGTCAGTTATGGGAAGAACTACCCAGTGACTGGCAAACAACCGTGGAACAGCTCAATGCAGTCAGTGTGCATCTGGATCACACGACTTTAACTAACGCGCAAGCCAAAGCGATTAAACAGTCTGGTCTGGATTTGTATGTTTATACCGTGAATGACAAAACCACGGCGAAGCGTTTATTTGACATGGGTGTTGATGGTATTTTTACAGATGATCCCACCCTGTTTTAG
- a CDS encoding ABC transporter permease yields the protein MTSNTILKWGIRFYITLFFLYLFTPLIIMSAATFNDSRFPTISPWRGTTLKWFEELWSDTSMWQALSNSAVIAAGVLMIAVPIGVACALFLSTYRGSGKHFIYGLMLSPLLTPGVIIGISTLIFWRSLNVNGGILLTIIAQTTFIAAYVMLMILARMQRFDRTLENAAFSLGASHLQVFRRITLPYLMPAILSAGVIAFLQSFENYNTTLFVKGHDTTLTVYIASKVRTGLTPSINALGLVLIVVTILLAAAYELRRRHEAKVTEQAAAQIAQSD from the coding sequence ATGACATCCAACACTATTCTAAAATGGGGCATTCGCTTCTATATCACCCTGTTTTTTCTTTACCTGTTCACTCCCCTGATCATCATGTCAGCCGCCACCTTCAACGACAGCCGTTTTCCGACCATTTCACCCTGGCGTGGCACCACGCTAAAATGGTTTGAGGAACTCTGGAGCGACACCAGTATGTGGCAAGCTTTGAGCAATAGCGCTGTGATCGCTGCAGGTGTGCTGATGATTGCGGTACCTATCGGCGTTGCCTGCGCCCTGTTTCTATCCACCTACCGGGGAAGTGGCAAGCATTTTATCTATGGACTGATGCTGTCTCCCCTATTAACTCCCGGAGTCATTATCGGTATATCCACACTGATTTTCTGGCGTAGCCTGAACGTCAATGGTGGTATTCTTCTCACCATTATTGCTCAAACCACCTTTATCGCTGCTTATGTCATGCTGATGATCCTGGCACGGATGCAGCGTTTTGATCGGACCCTGGAAAATGCGGCTTTCAGCCTGGGTGCCAGCCACCTGCAAGTATTCAGGCGCATCACCCTGCCCTATCTGATGCCCGCCATACTTTCAGCCGGTGTCATCGCCTTTTTACAATCCTTCGAAAATTACAACACAACACTGTTTGTTAAGGGCCATGATACAACCCTCACCGTCTATATCGCTTCTAAAGTCAGAACAGGTCTAACTCCTTCGATTAATGCGTTAGGATTAGTCCTGATTGTGGTTACCATTCTGCTCGCTGCGGCTTATGAACTCAGGCGCCGACACGAAGCCAAGGTTACAGAGCAAGCGGCTGCGCAGATTGCACAGTCAGATTGA
- a CDS encoding ABC transporter ATP-binding protein translates to MDSSVHLDNVMMQFDDFVAVQPTDLKIESGEFFSFLGPSGCGKTTLLNMISGFLDPTEGRVHIGGEDMRRVPANKRPTSMIFQNLALFPLMTVAENIEFGLEVRGIKKAQRKNVSDRLLNLVALPECRDKRIADLSGGQKQRIAIARALAVEPRVLLLDEPLSALDLKLRQHMRTELKAIQRKTGITFIYITHDQGEALTMSDRVGVMSAGKLQQVADPVTLYRAPTTPFTASFVGENNRIEGTVVSLAGNQATLDCGEMGWLSGIRVDELTVGEHALLFIRPELLNRRSLSSDNCFSAQVQELSFEGAYLMMEATLLNSQSSIRAQLLSDVNIGELSIGNQVIFGFNPQDAIIMAAKNDV, encoded by the coding sequence ATGGATAGTAGTGTTCATCTTGATAATGTCATGATGCAATTCGATGACTTCGTCGCTGTTCAACCCACTGACCTGAAAATAGAATCGGGTGAGTTTTTTAGTTTTCTCGGTCCATCAGGCTGCGGAAAAACGACCCTACTTAACATGATCAGCGGTTTTCTTGACCCGACTGAAGGTAGAGTCCACATTGGCGGTGAAGATATGCGCCGGGTCCCTGCCAACAAACGGCCAACCTCAATGATCTTTCAGAATCTCGCGCTGTTTCCGTTAATGACCGTAGCAGAGAACATTGAATTTGGCCTGGAAGTCCGTGGAATAAAAAAAGCACAGCGCAAAAATGTCTCTGATCGTCTGCTCAATCTGGTTGCTCTGCCTGAATGCCGAGATAAGCGCATCGCTGATCTTTCCGGTGGACAGAAGCAGCGCATTGCCATTGCGCGTGCACTCGCCGTTGAGCCCAGAGTTCTGTTGCTGGATGAGCCCCTATCTGCACTGGATCTGAAGTTGCGACAACACATGCGCACTGAGCTAAAAGCGATCCAGCGTAAAACCGGCATCACCTTTATCTACATCACCCATGATCAAGGTGAAGCGCTGACCATGTCGGATCGGGTCGGGGTAATGTCCGCAGGTAAATTGCAGCAAGTCGCTGATCCAGTCACGCTTTATCGTGCACCGACAACGCCCTTTACCGCCTCTTTCGTGGGTGAGAATAACCGTATAGAAGGCACGGTGGTCAGCCTTGCTGGCAATCAGGCCACCTTGGATTGTGGTGAGATGGGTTGGTTATCGGGTATCCGTGTCGATGAATTGACTGTAGGCGAGCACGCCCTGCTGTTTATCCGTCCTGAGCTGCTTAACCGTCGCAGCCTCAGCAGTGATAACTGCTTTAGCGCACAGGTGCAGGAACTTAGTTTCGAAGGTGCCTATCTGATGATGGAAGCTACACTGCTCAACAGTCAAAGCAGCATCCGTGCACAACTACTCAGTGATGTGAATATTGGTGAGCTGTCCATCGGAAATCAGGTTATCTTTGGGTTTAACCCGCAGGATGCCATCATCATGGCGGCAAAAAACGATGTATAA
- a CDS encoding phasin family protein: protein MTDPMKDLKKSFEDAMKPVTDSFTDAMKPMTEMSENMMKKAEEQFEPVKEKFAPALEMAEVNRTTAEKLMAIQAEYVSDFVNASLAQFKSLVDAKDPKEAVKLQVEFLKTLDSKFTDVAEKELATLTDAKDKITDIVEKSMSELGDVPFMSELKQFDLSKFDLSKLIPGNTPAKSNTASKPAPAAKPASKPAAKPATARKATAPAAKPATAAKPATAAPAKQETVAAAKPAAKPADKA from the coding sequence ATGACAGATCCAATGAAAGACCTGAAAAAAAGCTTTGAAGATGCCATGAAGCCTGTTACTGACAGCTTCACAGATGCCATGAAGCCAATGACTGAAATGTCAGAAAATATGATGAAAAAGGCTGAAGAGCAGTTTGAGCCAGTTAAAGAAAAATTCGCACCCGCGCTGGAAATGGCTGAAGTCAACCGTACCACGGCTGAAAAGCTGATGGCAATTCAGGCTGAATACGTTTCTGACTTTGTTAATGCCAGCTTGGCGCAGTTCAAATCACTGGTAGATGCCAAAGATCCTAAAGAAGCCGTTAAGCTTCAAGTGGAATTCCTGAAAACTCTGGATTCCAAGTTTACCGATGTTGCCGAGAAAGAACTGGCCACTCTGACCGATGCTAAAGACAAGATCACCGATATTGTCGAGAAAAGCATGTCAGAGTTGGGTGATGTCCCGTTTATGTCTGAGTTAAAACAGTTTGATTTGAGCAAATTTGATCTATCCAAACTGATTCCAGGCAACACACCAGCCAAGTCTAACACGGCCAGCAAGCCAGCCCCTGCAGCTAAACCTGCCAGCAAGCCTGCCGCTAAACCGGCAACAGCACGCAAGGCTACCGCTCCGGCAGCAAAACCAGCAACGGCAGCAAAACCAGCTACGGCTGCTCCAGCCAAGCAAGAAACAGTAGCCGCGGCAAAACCCGCCGCCAAGCCAGCCGACAAAGCCTGA
- a CDS encoding thiopurine S-methyltransferase: MEHQFWNDRWELNQIGFHQEEINAYLESHWQELGLADNAPVFVPLCGKSLDMLWLREQGHAVLGIELSEMALKQFFSENQLPFTYQQKGDFVCFQTEQMRLLAGDFFNLTADDIAPIDAVYDRASLIALPPEMRVGYARHMARLLPEGAHILLISLEYDDGTLKGPPFCVRQVEVQQLFSKWFDLTLKGRFEGVWAKKKPATEVVYTLTRNSASVEVSAEGTNGSGPV, translated from the coding sequence ATGGAACATCAATTCTGGAATGACCGCTGGGAGCTAAATCAGATTGGCTTTCACCAGGAAGAGATTAATGCCTACCTTGAAAGTCATTGGCAAGAGCTCGGTCTGGCCGATAATGCACCGGTGTTTGTGCCGTTGTGCGGCAAAAGTCTTGATATGCTGTGGTTACGTGAACAAGGCCATGCTGTACTGGGAATTGAACTCAGCGAGATGGCGTTAAAACAGTTTTTTTCCGAAAACCAACTCCCCTTCACCTATCAGCAAAAGGGTGATTTTGTTTGTTTTCAAACTGAACAAATGCGCTTGCTCGCAGGTGATTTTTTTAACTTAACAGCTGATGATATAGCTCCCATAGATGCTGTCTACGATCGTGCGTCTTTAATCGCTCTCCCACCCGAAATGCGAGTCGGTTATGCCCGTCATATGGCACGTCTACTTCCCGAAGGTGCACACATCTTATTAATTTCATTGGAATATGATGATGGAACACTAAAAGGTCCGCCATTTTGCGTGCGCCAGGTCGAAGTACAGCAGCTGTTCTCTAAATGGTTTGATCTGACGCTAAAAGGACGCTTTGAAGGGGTATGGGCGAAGAAAAAACCGGCAACAGAGGTGGTGTATACCTTAACCCGAAATTCCGCATCAGTAGAAGTGAGTGCTGAAGGGACCAATGGGTCTGGCCCTGTCTGA
- a CDS encoding ABC transporter permease encodes MYKQLSERFGPLITIGILLLMLLWLVMLVILPQVLMIDYSLRPNLPPSELGGVNDSYTLSNYATLLDNQIHQSIFFKTIWSSVLVTACTLMLCYPLAYYLAKVATPRQAALCVLLLIIPFWINEILRTFSWFIILSYSGPLNALLQGLGLIDRPIRFLSGDGGVIIGMVYAYILFMVFPLYNAIESLDSNQIKAARNLGSGWIRTHYRIIIPHAKPGIATGCIMVFMLSAGSYAVPALLGSPGSRWFTQIIYNWFFEGGDWNQGAAYAFILLLLCIGFIVLVMRLFKVGLGDIAR; translated from the coding sequence ATGTATAAACAACTTTCAGAGCGTTTCGGCCCCCTGATTACTATCGGTATCCTACTGTTGATGCTGCTGTGGCTAGTGATGCTGGTCATCCTGCCTCAGGTTCTGATGATCGACTACTCACTGAGACCCAACCTGCCTCCGAGTGAACTGGGTGGAGTCAATGATAGCTATACGCTTAGCAACTATGCGACCCTGCTTGATAACCAGATCCATCAGAGTATTTTCTTTAAAACCATCTGGTCAAGTGTGTTGGTTACCGCCTGCACCCTGATGCTCTGCTATCCCCTGGCCTATTACCTGGCCAAGGTTGCCACTCCCCGACAAGCGGCACTCTGTGTACTGCTGCTAATTATTCCGTTCTGGATTAATGAAATTCTGCGTACCTTCTCCTGGTTTATTATTCTGTCTTATAGCGGCCCACTAAATGCCCTGCTGCAAGGTCTTGGCTTGATTGATCGTCCCATACGCTTTTTATCCGGAGACGGTGGCGTCATTATTGGCATGGTCTACGCCTACATCCTGTTTATGGTGTTTCCGCTTTACAATGCCATAGAAAGTCTGGACAGCAACCAGATTAAAGCCGCCAGAAACCTGGGATCGGGCTGGATCAGAACGCATTACCGCATCATCATTCCACATGCAAAACCCGGTATCGCCACTGGCTGTATCATGGTGTTTATGCTTTCTGCTGGAAGCTATGCGGTTCCTGCATTACTAGGCTCACCCGGAAGCCGCTGGTTCACACAAATCATCTACAATTGGTTTTTTGAAGGGGGTGACTGGAACCAGGGAGCCGCTTATGCCTTTATCCTATTACTGCTGTGTATCGGCTTTATTGTCCTGGTGATGCGTCTGTTCAAGGTTGGCTTGGGAGATATCGCACGATGA
- a CDS encoding extracellular solute-binding protein, translating to MTVSRRQFLKGAAAAGTLAAATPFFINNALAASKELRIYAWAGYITDEMLADFKQKTGINATFTPYGTNDELMNSLRATDGTGFDIIMPTVDRVPGYIEYDLVQPLDTSRINWDGALDSAIAGSEVGGVVDGKRYFAPSDWGTEAICYNKELTNIDRNNLSYGDLWTPENGVGVTVRGHSALVGIGLWLEKAGKLPFPLLDSYKSEEAMRANFDVILKVATENKHMIAQFWSTENEAQGAFLANGAVIGQTWDSTAFNLIKAGEPMGYAAPKEGAMAWMEGFVIPKNANNVDAVYEFINWYYTPEAGAMFVKATGYNSTSKGASDLLPEETKQFFLDSYTEQDLNNLWWWPIQEPWYVALRNEYQDRYLSA from the coding sequence ATGACAGTCTCACGACGCCAATTTTTGAAAGGTGCGGCCGCTGCCGGAACCTTAGCAGCTGCGACTCCGTTTTTTATTAACAACGCGCTAGCCGCATCGAAAGAGCTGCGTATCTACGCCTGGGCCGGGTACATTACCGACGAGATGCTCGCCGACTTTAAACAAAAGACTGGAATCAACGCGACCTTTACCCCCTATGGCACTAACGATGAATTAATGAATTCGCTGCGCGCTACCGATGGCACAGGTTTTGATATCATCATGCCAACGGTTGACCGGGTTCCGGGGTATATTGAATATGACCTGGTACAACCTCTCGACACCAGCCGTATCAACTGGGATGGCGCATTGGACAGTGCTATTGCTGGCTCTGAAGTAGGTGGTGTTGTAGATGGAAAACGTTATTTTGCTCCTTCCGATTGGGGCACTGAAGCCATCTGCTACAATAAAGAACTGACCAACATTGACCGCAACAACCTGAGCTATGGTGATCTTTGGACGCCTGAGAATGGTGTTGGCGTAACCGTTCGCGGCCACTCTGCACTGGTTGGTATTGGCTTGTGGCTGGAGAAAGCAGGAAAACTGCCCTTCCCGCTGCTGGATTCTTACAAAAGCGAAGAAGCCATGCGCGCCAACTTTGATGTTATTCTTAAAGTGGCCACAGAAAACAAGCATATGATTGCGCAATTCTGGTCAACTGAAAACGAAGCGCAAGGTGCCTTCTTGGCCAATGGTGCTGTCATTGGCCAGACTTGGGATAGCACCGCCTTCAACCTGATCAAAGCTGGTGAACCTATGGGTTATGCAGCCCCTAAAGAAGGTGCCATGGCCTGGATGGAAGGCTTCGTTATTCCGAAAAATGCCAACAATGTCGATGCTGTTTACGAATTCATTAACTGGTATTACACACCCGAAGCTGGCGCCATGTTTGTTAAAGCCACTGGATATAATTCAACCTCCAAAGGAGCGTCTGACTTACTGCCAGAGGAAACCAAACAGTTCTTCCTGGATTCTTACACAGAACAGGATCTGAACAACCTGTGGTGGTGGCCGATTCAGGAACCCTGGTACGTTGCCCTGCGTAATGAATACCAGGATCGCTATCTTTCCGCCTGA
- a CDS encoding DMT family transporter has product MSPLTQGALLIVLSEICLVGSGMIIRQVSADLPTEVIVLMRNLLSLVWMLPWILKYGQRDLPTRRIHLHFTRALIGVTAMSCLFYSWANLPLGQAAMLKQTAPFFVPIIALWWLKEPISNRVKVAILVGFAGVSLILQPEQGVLHPAVFVGLVGAMLGALAKVTIRSMRGSESPQKIVFYFAFFGSLLAAIPAALNWVMPGTEHFVWLFGLAATSTLAQLLLTRAYGLAPAGQLGPFTYASVIFATLMGWLLWQEVVNLFTFIGIGIVCLAAVIMLRGKRAI; this is encoded by the coding sequence GTGAGTCCATTAACACAGGGTGCACTGCTAATTGTATTGTCAGAGATTTGTCTGGTAGGCAGTGGCATGATTATTCGGCAGGTAAGTGCAGACCTGCCAACGGAAGTGATCGTGCTGATGCGCAACTTGCTCAGCCTGGTATGGATGCTGCCGTGGATACTGAAATATGGTCAACGAGACTTGCCTACGCGGCGTATCCATCTGCATTTTACCCGAGCCTTAATCGGTGTGACGGCGATGAGTTGTTTGTTTTACTCCTGGGCAAATCTACCACTAGGACAGGCGGCCATGCTAAAACAAACCGCTCCGTTCTTTGTACCAATCATTGCACTCTGGTGGCTGAAAGAGCCCATTTCTAACCGAGTTAAAGTGGCTATTTTAGTGGGATTTGCAGGTGTGTCGCTGATTCTTCAGCCAGAACAGGGCGTGCTGCATCCCGCTGTATTTGTGGGTTTAGTGGGGGCAATGTTAGGGGCGCTGGCTAAGGTTACCATTCGTTCAATGCGCGGTAGTGAATCACCACAAAAAATAGTGTTTTACTTTGCCTTCTTTGGATCTCTGTTAGCCGCTATTCCGGCCGCGCTGAATTGGGTGATGCCAGGCACCGAGCATTTTGTCTGGTTGTTTGGCTTGGCTGCCACATCAACGCTGGCACAGCTTCTGCTTACTCGCGCCTATGGGCTGGCTCCGGCAGGTCAGCTTGGGCCCTTTACCTATGCGTCGGTGATTTTTGCAACGCTGATGGGCTGGCTGCTCTGGCAGGAGGTGGTGAATCTGTTTACCTTTATCGGTATTGGGATAGTGTGTTTGGCGGCGGTAATTATGCTTCGTGGGAAGCGGGCTATCTGA